The genomic interval GAGACAGCCTCAGGACGTCTGCCGCCCACGATTTTAGGGGGACTCGTGGCCCACCCGTTGGGTGGGTTTCTTTTTAGGATCTTCTGCCTTCAGGTTGCACTTCTCTATCACGCCCTTTTCACTTTAGTCATATCCACTATCTTAGCTTAGGCACGCCGGATCGGTCAGTCAATCAGAATGATGGGGAGAACGAAACCCGCCTGAAAGGTGGGCCACCCGCCGGGTTCGAAGCGGACCCGCCCTTGATTACCAGATTCCGAGTTGGTCCTTGGCCAGATCGGTGCACATGGTTTTGGGGTCCCAGATTGGGTCCCAAACGAGCGTGACCTCGACTTTGTTGACGCCCTCAACTCGCTCCGCTGCCCGGTGCGCCTGACCCAGCAGCATCTCGCCGTACGGGCAGGCTGGAGTGGTGAGCGTC from Candidatus Zixiibacteriota bacterium carries:
- a CDS encoding iron-sulfur cluster assembly protein, whose protein sequence is MTPQEKETLKSAIIEALKPIHDPEIRIGIVDLGLVYDILIGDDGDVNIKMTLTTPACPYGEMLLGQAHRAAERVEGVNKVEVTLVWDPIWDPKTMCTDLAKDQLGIW